One Primulina huaijiensis isolate GDHJ02 unplaced genomic scaffold, ASM1229523v2 scaffold37775, whole genome shotgun sequence genomic window carries:
- the LOC140968789 gene encoding protein SMALL AUXIN UP-REGULATED RNA 16-like — protein sequence MKMPIKKSNKQSQKAVMIKQIMKRYSSLGKKQDYENGQGLPSDVPKGHFAVYVGENRSRYIIPISFLDKPQFQSLLQRAEEEFGFQYHQMGLTIPCGEDLFEAQISILR from the coding sequence ATGAAAATGCCCATAAAAAAATCGAACAAGCAATCCCAGAAAGCAGTGATGATCAAGCAGATTATGAAGCGGTATTCGAGTTTGGGAAAGAAACAAGACTACGAAAATGGACAAGGGTTGCCTTCGGACGTGCCCAAGGGACATTTTGCTGTGTACGTAGGAGAGAACAGGAGCAGATACATAATCCCAATATCTTTCCTGGATAAGCCTCAGTTCCAGAGCCTTCTGCAGCGTGCCGAAGAAGAGTTCGGGTTCCAATATCATCAAATGGGGCTCACCATTCCCTGCGGGGAAGACCTTTTCGAAGCTCAAATATCAATCCTCAGGTAG
- the LOC140968770 gene encoding endoglucanase 10-like, with protein sequence MEEKRRSRGWCGWFLVFIVLAAIAFALFLTLKHKMHKSKEPEAEPVPGPPGAVTQKYADALKVAVQFFDIQKSGKLVNNQIPWRGDSALKDGSEAKLDLSKGMFDAGDHMKFGFPMAFTATVLSWTILEYGDQMKVVNQLEAAQDSLKWITDYIINCHPTDNVLYVQVGSPKVDHGCWVRPEDMTAERPLAQVNTSAPGTEVAAETAAALASASLVFKTTDSVYSNVLLKHAVQLFTFADMYRGSYSISIPEAQTYYNSSGFGDELLWAASWLYHATGEKSYFEYVTGKNGDDYANWGSPTWFSWDNKLAGMQVLLSRVNFFGSNDVSNSKILQKYRQSAEAVMCGLLPKSPTATSSRTDSGLVWISPWNALQHPVASAFLAVIYSDYMLTSRTAKISCDGHYFRPSDLRNFAISQADYILGSNPMKISYLVGYGDKYPQYVHHRGASIPTDATTGCKDGFKWLESDEPNPNIAMGALVGGPFFNESFIDSRNNSMQTEPSTYNSAVLVGLLSSLVTTSSVVQSFT encoded by the exons ATGGAGGAAAAAAGGCGATCGAGAGGGTGGTGCGGTTGGTTTCTGGTGTTCATAGTTTTGGCAGCAATTGCATTCGCACTTTTCTTGACTTTGAAGCACAAAATGCACAAGTCTAAGGAGCCGGAGGCTGAACCAGTTCCGGGGCCTCCAGGCGCCGTTACGCAGAAATATGCTGATGCTCTCAAAGTTGCTGTGCAGTTTTTTGACATACAAAAAT CTGGGAAATTGGTGAATAATCAGATACCCTGGAGGGGAGATTCGGCTTTGAAAGATGGAAGTGAAGCGAAGTTGGATCTTTCAAAAGGGATGTTTGATGCAGGGGATCATATGAAGTTCGGATTTCCAATGGCTTTCACTGCCACAGTATTATCATGGACTATACTTGAGTACGGTGATCAAATGAAGGTGGTGAATCAATTGGAAGCTGCTCAAGATTCACTCAAGTGGATTACGGATTACATCATCAATTGTCATCCTACGGATAATGTCTTATATGTTCAG GTGGGCAGTCCTAAAGTAGACCATGGTTGTTGGGTTCGACCTGAGGACATGACAGCGGAAAGGCCGCTTGCTCAGGTAAATACTTCTGCCCCAGGAACCGAGGTTGCTGCCGAAACTGCCGCAGCTCTTGCATCAGCATCTCTGGTGTTTAAGACCACAGATTCGGTGTACTCAAATGTGCTTTTGAAGCATGCTGTACAATTGTTTACGTTTGCTGACATGTATAGAGGGTCATATTCCATCAGCATTCCTGAAGCACAAACTTACTATAATTCCTCTGGCTTTGGAGATGAGCTATTGTGGGCAGCTAGTTGGTTATATCATGCAACTGGTGAGAAATCATATTTCGAATATGTGACTGGGAAAAATGGTGATGACTATGCTAACTGGGGAAGTCCAACATGGTTTAGCTGGGATAATAAACTTGCTGGAATGCAG GTTTTGCTATCAAGGGTTAACTTCTTTGGTTCAAATGACGTCTCAAATTCCAAAATTCTTCAGAAGTATAGGCAATCAGCAGAGGCAGTCATGTGTGGTCTTTTGCCAAAATCTCCAACAGCCACATCCAGCAGAACTGACA GCGGTTTAGTTTGGATAAGCCCGTGGAATGCTTTGCAGCATCCAGTGGCGTCGGCATTTTTGGCTGTCATTTATAGTGATTACATGCTTACATCTCGAACAGCAAAGATTTCTTGTGATGGACATTATTTTAGACCCTCAGACCTCCGGAATTTTGCAATCTCACAG GCTGATTATATATTGGGTAGCAATCCTATGAAGATAAGTTATCTTGTTGGCTATGGTGATAAGTATCCACAATATGTCCATCATAGAGGTGCCTCCATTCCAACCGATGCAACAACTGGTTGCAAAGATGGTTTCAAGTGGCTCGAATCAGATGAACCAAATCCTAATATTGCAATGGGAGCACTTGTTGGTGGTCCTTTCTTTAATGAGTCATTCATCGATTCAAGAAACAACTCAATGCAAACCGAACCAAGCACTTATAACAGCGCAGTCCTAGTTGGCCTCCTTTCCAGCTTAGTTACTACATCGTCCGTGGTACAATCTTTTACCTGA
- the LOC140968808 gene encoding sm-like protein LSM3A, translated as MGSEEESTVKEPLDLIRLSLDERIYVKLRHDRELRGKLHAYDQHLNMILGDVEEIVTTVEIDDETYEEIVRTTRRTVPFLFVRGDGVILVSPPLRTA; from the exons ATGGGGAGCGAAGAGGAGAGCACGGTGAAGGAACCGCTGGACCTTATTCGTCTCAGCCTGGACGAGCGCATCTACGTCAAGCTCCGTCATGACCGCGAGCTTCGCGGCAAGCTCCAC GCTTATGATCAGCATTTAAATATGATTCTTGGAGACGTGGAAGAAATTGTGACTACAGTTGAGATTGATGACGAAACTTATGAAGAAATTGTCAGG ACCACAAGGCGTACGGTGCCATTTCTATTCGTGAGAGGGGATGGTGTTATTTTGGTTTCACCGCCGCTCAGAACAGCTTGA
- the LOC140968806 gene encoding RNA-binding protein 2-like isoform X1 — protein sequence MGDDYWSNQQPPPYQSATPLKRNRTDFDLPPIEGNFASEILSRNHDLDGSRPIKDTKSLGSAYDNYLRSSQSHSEDGSQFNQMGVGNAAGRVMPAFHLQDHLAIKHLEDVGPELGPNDRGTGFGPPPVNRITVPREIIPLPPDASSTLYIEGLPPNSTRREVAHIFRPFVGYKEVRLVRKDSKHRGGDPLILCFVDFVDAACAATALSALQGYKMDEEDTDSPYLRLQFSKSPGRRSAPGSRWRR from the exons ATGGGGGATGATTATTGGAGTAATCAGCAGCCTCCGCCGTATCAATCGGCCACCCCGCTTAAGCGAAATCGAACTGATTTTG ATCTTCCACCAATTGAGGGGAACTTTGCTTCTGAAATTCTATCCCGGAATCATGATCTGGATGGGTCTAGACCGATAAAGGACACAAAATCCTTAGGGTCGGCATATGACAATTATCTTCGTAGTTCG caaTCACATTCTGAGGATGGTAGCCAGTTTAACCAAATGGGAGTTGGAAATGCTGCTGGTAGAGTTATGCCCGCTTTCCATCTACAGGATCATCTTGCAATAAAGCATCTGGAAGACGTGGGTCCTGAACTAGGACCGAATGATAGAGGCACTGGTTTTGGTCCACCTCCAGTAAATAGAATTACTGTACCCCGGGAAATTATACCACTACCTCCAGATGCTTCTAGTACGCTGTACATCGAGGGGCTTCCACCTAACAGTACACGGCGGGAAGTGGCTC ATATTTTTCGCCCTTTTGTAGGGTACAAAGAAGTAAGGCTTGTAAgaaaggattccaaacat CGAGGTGGAGATCCCCTTATTCTTTGCTTCGTTGATTTCGTGGATGCGGCTTGTGCAGCAACTGCTTTAAGTGCTTTGCAAG GTTATAAGATGGATGAAGAAGATACAGATTCTCCTTATTTGCGTCTGCAGTTCTCAAAATCTCCAGGTCGGAGGTCTGCCCCTGGATCTCGCTGGAGGCGATGA
- the LOC140968806 gene encoding RNA-binding protein 2-like isoform X2, which produces MLFLTNVDLPPIEGNFASEILSRNHDLDGSRPIKDTKSLGSAYDNYLRSSQSHSEDGSQFNQMGVGNAAGRVMPAFHLQDHLAIKHLEDVGPELGPNDRGTGFGPPPVNRITVPREIIPLPPDASSTLYIEGLPPNSTRREVAHIFRPFVGYKEVRLVRKDSKHRGGDPLILCFVDFVDAACAATALSALQGYKMDEEDTDSPYLRLQFSKSPGRRSAPGSRWRR; this is translated from the exons ATGTTATTTCTTACTAATGTAGATCTTCCACCAATTGAGGGGAACTTTGCTTCTGAAATTCTATCCCGGAATCATGATCTGGATGGGTCTAGACCGATAAAGGACACAAAATCCTTAGGGTCGGCATATGACAATTATCTTCGTAGTTCG caaTCACATTCTGAGGATGGTAGCCAGTTTAACCAAATGGGAGTTGGAAATGCTGCTGGTAGAGTTATGCCCGCTTTCCATCTACAGGATCATCTTGCAATAAAGCATCTGGAAGACGTGGGTCCTGAACTAGGACCGAATGATAGAGGCACTGGTTTTGGTCCACCTCCAGTAAATAGAATTACTGTACCCCGGGAAATTATACCACTACCTCCAGATGCTTCTAGTACGCTGTACATCGAGGGGCTTCCACCTAACAGTACACGGCGGGAAGTGGCTC ATATTTTTCGCCCTTTTGTAGGGTACAAAGAAGTAAGGCTTGTAAgaaaggattccaaacat CGAGGTGGAGATCCCCTTATTCTTTGCTTCGTTGATTTCGTGGATGCGGCTTGTGCAGCAACTGCTTTAAGTGCTTTGCAAG GTTATAAGATGGATGAAGAAGATACAGATTCTCCTTATTTGCGTCTGCAGTTCTCAAAATCTCCAGGTCGGAGGTCTGCCCCTGGATCTCGCTGGAGGCGATGA